A single genomic interval of Primulina huaijiensis isolate GDHJ02 chromosome 7, ASM1229523v2, whole genome shotgun sequence harbors:
- the LOC140981520 gene encoding uncharacterized protein: METSSKITFGDNDDFESDDESEIERELAEVTFEELQRARSDGSEMVYRKPNAEKKGGRANKNRPMEMSSKKPVGRFREVVQVPKKVVCDPRFESLYGNLDVKGFKKRYNFLYENELQAEKEKLKIQMEKAKNPEVKTELKDHIAQIDKELKFAAKKCTENDILATHKQKEREAAKKGKQPYYLKKSEIQKQKLMEKYKELKESGKLEAFIERKRRKNAAKDRRYMPYRRPTGQEVE, translated from the exons ATGGAAACTTCAAGTAAAATCACGTTCGGCGATAATGATGACTTTGAATCTGATGAT GAGAGTGAGATAGAGCGGGAACTTGCGGAGGTGACATTTGAGGAGTTGCAGAGAGCAAGGTCTGATGGGTCAGAGATGGTCTACAGGAAGCCCAATGCAGAGAAAAAGGGAGGTCGAGCAAATAAGAATAG GCCAATGGAGATGAGTAGCAAGAAGCCTGTTGGTAGATTCAGAGAAGTAGTTCAAGTTCCGAAGAAG GTGGTGTGTGACCCTCGTTTTGAGTCATTATATGGAAACTTGGATGTGAAAGG GTTCAAGAAGAGATATAACTTTCTCTATGAGAATGAACTTCAGGCTGAGAAAGAG AAACTGAAGATACAGATGGAGAAAGCAAAGAACCCAGAAGTTAAAACTGAACTAAAGGATCACATTGCTCAGATT GATAAAGAATTGAAGTTTGCTGCAAAAAAGTGTACCGAGAACGATATTTTGGCCACACACAAGCAGAAAGAGAGGGAAGCTGCAAAGAAAGGGAAACAACCTTACTATCTGAAAAAAT CTGAAATTCAGAAGCAAAAGCTGATGGAAAAATACAAGGAACTCAAG GAATCTGGCAAACTTGAGGCTTTTATCGAGAGAAAGAGGAGGAAAAATGCTGCGAAAGACCGTAGATATATGCCATATCGACGTCCCACTGGGCAAGAAGTGGAGTAG
- the LOC140980809 gene encoding uncharacterized protein has translation MSNQEEIPLNSFILRKSHNPSLVIGNPATPLRTRRQMINEYMHAAFISQDEPKKIEETLLDPSWIEAMQEELNQFKRNEVWFLVPRPSHQAVIGTRWVFRNKLNDEGTVIRNKSTIGGPSLVDDLIGVEAALPHWSGSSHTKLDKDKSGIPVEVTQYRGLIGSLLYLTVSRLDILFAVCICARFQSNPKQSHYIAGKRILKYLKRTQNIGLWYPNDSSFNLIGYSDTDYVGCKLDRKSTNGFCQFLGDRLISWFSKKQTSIATSTVEAEYLAAGSCCSQILRCNNNLKTMEFKLLIHLSSVQYQCHYNHAKSSTSFQNKAHRHQTSFY, from the exons ATGtcaaaccaggaagaaatccCTTTAAACtcttttattttgagaaaatcaCATAATCCATCTTTGGTTATTGGAAATCCAGCAACTCCTTTGAGAACCAGAAGGCAAATGattaatgaatatatgcatgctgcatTCATTTCTCAGGATGAACCgaagaaaattgaagaaacTCTTCTGGATCCAAGCTGGATTGAAGCTATGCAAGAAGAACTCAATCAATTTAAAAGGAATGAAGTTTGGTTTCTAGTACCTAGACCATCTCACCAAGCTGTAATTGGAACCCGgtgggtatttagaaacaaaCTAAATGACGAAGGCACTGTGATTAGAAATAAAAGCACAATTGGTGGCCCAAG CTTGGTAGATGACCTCATTGGAGTGGAAGCAGCTCTACCTCATTGGAGTGGAAGCAGCCATACCAAGCTTGATAAGGATAAAAGTGGGATtccagtagaggtaactcagtatcgtggtcttattggctcaCTATTGTATCTTACTGTCAGTAGACTTGATATTTTATTTGCTGTTTGCATTTGTGCAAGATTTCAATCTAACCCCAAGCAATCACATTATATTGCTGGGAAACGTATACTGAAGTACTTAAAGAGAACTCAAAATATCGGCTTATGGTATCCCAATGATTCATCTTTCAATCTGATTGGATATTCAGATACTGATTATGTTGGTTGCAAACTAGACAGAAAAAGCACAAATGGTTTTTGTCAATTCCTTGGTGATAGGCTGATCTCCTGGTTTAgtaaaaagcagacttccatagcTACATCTACTGTAGAAGCAGAATACCtcgctgctggaagctgctgttcTCAAATACTAAGATGCAACAATAActtaaagactatggagttcaagCTTCTGATTCACCTATCTTCTGTACAATACCAGTGCCATTACAATCACGCAAAATCCAGTACATCATTCCAGAACAAAGCACATCGACatcagacatcattttattAG
- the LOC140980294 gene encoding probable transcriptional regulator SLK3 isoform X3, with protein MAFRGFDSQDKTFSPLDQGGPGRKRQQMENSTASTNLSRPELHACLESLPVRIKKETGTPVQMLKKPRIDVNRENIPHQQTVQELLFCNPQLKEMIDQQREQNQQHRLILPSVPHRRGVQMQVPEQQMRNMQRDLGNKVSFGTLIDSSLCSRRLMQYLYHLRNRPRDNNIVYWKKFVSEYYAPDSCKRWCFSTYSDDKRHAAGVFYPKPMEPWCCDICSSRSGNGLEAVFEALPRLFKTKFDSGVLDEILFLDLPRAYLKVPSGLLVLEYRKATQESIYENFRVVREGKMQIIFRWDLKILSWEFCVQNHEEYLLRSLVAPQVDQLACSAEKYQNGIQNGVSMSVSSEDFRANCDRFVVAGHQLARSMDLSVVNSLGYPKTYTRLLQIAEVLNSMKDLMAFSTERKMGPIESLNTYVQSCKTMDQSEKQGMKLFAGPQNQPIGHEHHANEYGRRVTDNELVSGPEKSTLDLADVNHRLFRRNASIASMRRKGVDSYFADPSIRSTCYDSLPLIPRLHADQPPCNLPRSPSELGKNYHQHLIDKMLQEMVAANKGRSLQYANEKINNETAPSRPSDKSAKNNRLHSTERSNVASDQTNLANASRKTIPHGSLQTFSGGTNVKTEPHSPV; from the exons ATGGCTTTTCGAGGCTTTGATTCCCAAG ATAAAACATTTTCTCCCTTAGATCAAGGTGGACCAGGGAGAAAGAGGCAGCAAATGGAAAATTCAACAGCTTCTACAAATTTGTCTAGGCCAGAGTTACATGCTTGTCTAGAATCGCTTCCAGTTAGAATAAAGAAGGAAACAGGCACTCCTGTACAAATGCTGAAAAAACCAAGAATTGATGTCAACCGAGAGAACATTCCACATCAGCAAACAGTTCAGGAATTATTGTTTTGCAACCCACAACTTAAAGAAATGATTGATCAGCAAAGGGAACAAAATCAGCAGCATCGACTAATTTTGCCTTCAGTTCCACATCGTAGGGGGGTTCAAATGCAGGTTCCGGAACAGCAGATGAGAAATATGCAGCGAGACCTGGGCAATAAAGTTTCTTTTGGAACTTTAATTGACAGCAGTCTTTGTTCTCGACGACTAATGCAGTATCTGTATCATCTACGGAATCGACCACGT GACAACAATATAGTTTATTGGAAGAAATTTGTATCAGAGTATTATGCCCCCGACTCATGTAAAAGATGGTGTTTCTCAACATATAGTGATGATAAGAGACATGCTGCGGGAGTTTTCTACCCAAAACCTATG gAGCCATGGTGTTGTGACATATGCAGTTCGAGATCAGGAAATGGACTGG AGGCGGTTTTTGAGGCATTGCCTAGActatttaaaacaaaatttgataGTGGTGTACTGGATGAGATTCTGTTCCTGGATTTACCTCGGGCATATTTAAAAGTTCCCTCTGGATTACTGGTGCTGGAGTATAGGAAAGCCACTCAAGAGAgcatttatgaaaattttcgtGTTGTTCGTGAGGGTAAGATGCAAATTATTTTCAGATGGGACTTGAAG ATACTGTCCTGGGAATTTTGTGTACAAAATCACGAGGAATACCTGCTCCGTAGTTTGGTTGCTCCTCAg GTTGATCAATTGGCTTGTTCAGCGGAGAAATATCAAAATGGCATTCAGAATGGGGTATCTATGAGTGTCTCTTCCGAGGATTTCCGTGCAAATTGTGATAG GTTTGTTGTGGCGGGGCATCAACTTGCCAGAAGTATGGATTTATCAGTGGTGAATTCCTTGGGATACCCCAAAACATATACCAGGCTCTTACAG ATTGCTGAAGTTCTCAATTCCATGAAAGACCTCATGGCATTCAGCACCGAAAGAAAAATGGGACCAATTG AGAGTTTGAACACTTACGTTCAAAGCTGCAAAACAATGGATCAGTCGGAGAAACAAGGAATGAAACTGTTTGCAGGTCCTCAGAATCAACCAATTGGTCATGAACATCATGCGAATGAATATGGTCGTAGAGTGACAGACAATGAATTAGTATCCGGCCCGGAAAAGTCGACTTTGGATTTGGCTGATGTTAACCATCGGTTATTCAGGAGAAATGCTTCTATCGCCTCCATGAGAAGGAAAGGGGTGGATTCCTACTTTGCTGATCCTTCCATTAGGTCCACATGTTATGATTCTCTACCCCTCATCCCTAGGCTTCATGCTGATCAACCTCCATGTAACTTGCCAAGATCACCTTCTGAACTTGGTAAAAACTATCATCAACATTTGATCGACAAAATGCTTCAGGAAATGGTAGCTGCCAACAAGGGAAGGAGCTTGCAATATGcaaatgaaaagataaataacgAAACTGCCCCTTCACGGCCTTCAGATAAAAGCGCAAAAAACAACAGGCTTCATTCTACTGAAAGATCTAATGTGGCATCGGATCAGACTAATTTGGCTAATGCATCGAGAAAGACTATTCCTCATGGCAGTCTGCAGACTTTTAGCGGTGGCACCAATGTCAAAACAGAACCACACTCCCCGGTTTGA
- the LOC140980294 gene encoding probable transcriptional regulator SLK3 isoform X2, with protein MAFRGFDSQADKTFSPLDQGGPGRKRQQMENSTASTNLSRPELHACLESLPVRIKKETGTPVQMLKKPRIDVNRENIPHQQTVQELLFCNPQLKEMIDQQREQNQQHRLILPSVPHRRGVQMQVPEQQMRNMQRDLGNKVSFGTLIDSSLCSRRLMQYLYHLRNRPRDNNIVYWKKFVSEYYAPDSCKRWCFSTYSDDKRHAAGVFYPKPMEPWCCDICSSRSGNGLEAVFEALPRLFKTKFDSGVLDEILFLDLPRAYLKVPSGLLVLEYRKATQESIYENFRVVREGKMQIIFRWDLKILSWEFCVQNHEEYLLRSLVAPQVDQLACSAEKYQNGIQNGVSMSVSSEDFRANCDRFVVAGHQLARSMDLSVVNSLGYPKTYTRLLQIAEVLNSMKDLMAFSTERKMGPIESLNTYVQSCKTMDQSEKQGMKLFAGPQNQPIGHEHHANEYGRRVTDNELVSGPEKSTLDLADVNHRLFRRNASIASMRRKGVDSYFADPSIRSTCYDSLPLIPRLHADQPPCNLPRSPSELGKNYHQHLIDKMLQEMVAANKGRSLQYANEKINNETAPSRPSDKSAKNNRLHSTERSNVASDQTNLANASRKTIPHGSLQTFSGGTNVKTEPHSPV; from the exons ATGGCTTTTCGAGGCTTTGATTCCCAAG CAGATAAAACATTTTCTCCCTTAGATCAAGGTGGACCAGGGAGAAAGAGGCAGCAAATGGAAAATTCAACAGCTTCTACAAATTTGTCTAGGCCAGAGTTACATGCTTGTCTAGAATCGCTTCCAGTTAGAATAAAGAAGGAAACAGGCACTCCTGTACAAATGCTGAAAAAACCAAGAATTGATGTCAACCGAGAGAACATTCCACATCAGCAAACAGTTCAGGAATTATTGTTTTGCAACCCACAACTTAAAGAAATGATTGATCAGCAAAGGGAACAAAATCAGCAGCATCGACTAATTTTGCCTTCAGTTCCACATCGTAGGGGGGTTCAAATGCAGGTTCCGGAACAGCAGATGAGAAATATGCAGCGAGACCTGGGCAATAAAGTTTCTTTTGGAACTTTAATTGACAGCAGTCTTTGTTCTCGACGACTAATGCAGTATCTGTATCATCTACGGAATCGACCACGT GACAACAATATAGTTTATTGGAAGAAATTTGTATCAGAGTATTATGCCCCCGACTCATGTAAAAGATGGTGTTTCTCAACATATAGTGATGATAAGAGACATGCTGCGGGAGTTTTCTACCCAAAACCTATG gAGCCATGGTGTTGTGACATATGCAGTTCGAGATCAGGAAATGGACTGG AGGCGGTTTTTGAGGCATTGCCTAGActatttaaaacaaaatttgataGTGGTGTACTGGATGAGATTCTGTTCCTGGATTTACCTCGGGCATATTTAAAAGTTCCCTCTGGATTACTGGTGCTGGAGTATAGGAAAGCCACTCAAGAGAgcatttatgaaaattttcgtGTTGTTCGTGAGGGTAAGATGCAAATTATTTTCAGATGGGACTTGAAG ATACTGTCCTGGGAATTTTGTGTACAAAATCACGAGGAATACCTGCTCCGTAGTTTGGTTGCTCCTCAg GTTGATCAATTGGCTTGTTCAGCGGAGAAATATCAAAATGGCATTCAGAATGGGGTATCTATGAGTGTCTCTTCCGAGGATTTCCGTGCAAATTGTGATAG GTTTGTTGTGGCGGGGCATCAACTTGCCAGAAGTATGGATTTATCAGTGGTGAATTCCTTGGGATACCCCAAAACATATACCAGGCTCTTACAG ATTGCTGAAGTTCTCAATTCCATGAAAGACCTCATGGCATTCAGCACCGAAAGAAAAATGGGACCAATTG AGAGTTTGAACACTTACGTTCAAAGCTGCAAAACAATGGATCAGTCGGAGAAACAAGGAATGAAACTGTTTGCAGGTCCTCAGAATCAACCAATTGGTCATGAACATCATGCGAATGAATATGGTCGTAGAGTGACAGACAATGAATTAGTATCCGGCCCGGAAAAGTCGACTTTGGATTTGGCTGATGTTAACCATCGGTTATTCAGGAGAAATGCTTCTATCGCCTCCATGAGAAGGAAAGGGGTGGATTCCTACTTTGCTGATCCTTCCATTAGGTCCACATGTTATGATTCTCTACCCCTCATCCCTAGGCTTCATGCTGATCAACCTCCATGTAACTTGCCAAGATCACCTTCTGAACTTGGTAAAAACTATCATCAACATTTGATCGACAAAATGCTTCAGGAAATGGTAGCTGCCAACAAGGGAAGGAGCTTGCAATATGcaaatgaaaagataaataacgAAACTGCCCCTTCACGGCCTTCAGATAAAAGCGCAAAAAACAACAGGCTTCATTCTACTGAAAGATCTAATGTGGCATCGGATCAGACTAATTTGGCTAATGCATCGAGAAAGACTATTCCTCATGGCAGTCTGCAGACTTTTAGCGGTGGCACCAATGTCAAAACAGAACCACACTCCCCGGTTTGA
- the LOC140980294 gene encoding probable transcriptional regulator SLK3 isoform X1, producing the protein MAQPNKNSASGFMNATDVGKSSNLRSSVGHEAVVSINNLPICAYMPSNGINDLEPCTTLPSSYIPFSSNKPMNVSSADKTFSPLDQGGPGRKRQQMENSTASTNLSRPELHACLESLPVRIKKETGTPVQMLKKPRIDVNRENIPHQQTVQELLFCNPQLKEMIDQQREQNQQHRLILPSVPHRRGVQMQVPEQQMRNMQRDLGNKVSFGTLIDSSLCSRRLMQYLYHLRNRPRDNNIVYWKKFVSEYYAPDSCKRWCFSTYSDDKRHAAGVFYPKPMEPWCCDICSSRSGNGLEAVFEALPRLFKTKFDSGVLDEILFLDLPRAYLKVPSGLLVLEYRKATQESIYENFRVVREGKMQIIFRWDLKILSWEFCVQNHEEYLLRSLVAPQVDQLACSAEKYQNGIQNGVSMSVSSEDFRANCDRFVVAGHQLARSMDLSVVNSLGYPKTYTRLLQIAEVLNSMKDLMAFSTERKMGPIESLNTYVQSCKTMDQSEKQGMKLFAGPQNQPIGHEHHANEYGRRVTDNELVSGPEKSTLDLADVNHRLFRRNASIASMRRKGVDSYFADPSIRSTCYDSLPLIPRLHADQPPCNLPRSPSELGKNYHQHLIDKMLQEMVAANKGRSLQYANEKINNETAPSRPSDKSAKNNRLHSTERSNVASDQTNLANASRKTIPHGSLQTFSGGTNVKTEPHSPV; encoded by the exons ATGGCACAACCGAATAAAAACTCGGCATCCGGTTTTATGAATGCTACTGATGTGGGGAAATCTTCAAACCTTAGATCTTCTGTAGGCCATGAAGCTGTTGTTTCTATCAACAACTTGCCTATTTGTGCTTATATGCCTAGTAATGGAATCAATGATTTGGAGCCTTGTACTACTTTACCCTCTTCATACATACCTTTCTCAAGCAACAAACCCATGAATGTTTCATCAGCAGATAAAACATTTTCTCCCTTAGATCAAGGTGGACCAGGGAGAAAGAGGCAGCAAATGGAAAATTCAACAGCTTCTACAAATTTGTCTAGGCCAGAGTTACATGCTTGTCTAGAATCGCTTCCAGTTAGAATAAAGAAGGAAACAGGCACTCCTGTACAAATGCTGAAAAAACCAAGAATTGATGTCAACCGAGAGAACATTCCACATCAGCAAACAGTTCAGGAATTATTGTTTTGCAACCCACAACTTAAAGAAATGATTGATCAGCAAAGGGAACAAAATCAGCAGCATCGACTAATTTTGCCTTCAGTTCCACATCGTAGGGGGGTTCAAATGCAGGTTCCGGAACAGCAGATGAGAAATATGCAGCGAGACCTGGGCAATAAAGTTTCTTTTGGAACTTTAATTGACAGCAGTCTTTGTTCTCGACGACTAATGCAGTATCTGTATCATCTACGGAATCGACCACGT GACAACAATATAGTTTATTGGAAGAAATTTGTATCAGAGTATTATGCCCCCGACTCATGTAAAAGATGGTGTTTCTCAACATATAGTGATGATAAGAGACATGCTGCGGGAGTTTTCTACCCAAAACCTATG gAGCCATGGTGTTGTGACATATGCAGTTCGAGATCAGGAAATGGACTGG AGGCGGTTTTTGAGGCATTGCCTAGActatttaaaacaaaatttgataGTGGTGTACTGGATGAGATTCTGTTCCTGGATTTACCTCGGGCATATTTAAAAGTTCCCTCTGGATTACTGGTGCTGGAGTATAGGAAAGCCACTCAAGAGAgcatttatgaaaattttcgtGTTGTTCGTGAGGGTAAGATGCAAATTATTTTCAGATGGGACTTGAAG ATACTGTCCTGGGAATTTTGTGTACAAAATCACGAGGAATACCTGCTCCGTAGTTTGGTTGCTCCTCAg GTTGATCAATTGGCTTGTTCAGCGGAGAAATATCAAAATGGCATTCAGAATGGGGTATCTATGAGTGTCTCTTCCGAGGATTTCCGTGCAAATTGTGATAG GTTTGTTGTGGCGGGGCATCAACTTGCCAGAAGTATGGATTTATCAGTGGTGAATTCCTTGGGATACCCCAAAACATATACCAGGCTCTTACAG ATTGCTGAAGTTCTCAATTCCATGAAAGACCTCATGGCATTCAGCACCGAAAGAAAAATGGGACCAATTG AGAGTTTGAACACTTACGTTCAAAGCTGCAAAACAATGGATCAGTCGGAGAAACAAGGAATGAAACTGTTTGCAGGTCCTCAGAATCAACCAATTGGTCATGAACATCATGCGAATGAATATGGTCGTAGAGTGACAGACAATGAATTAGTATCCGGCCCGGAAAAGTCGACTTTGGATTTGGCTGATGTTAACCATCGGTTATTCAGGAGAAATGCTTCTATCGCCTCCATGAGAAGGAAAGGGGTGGATTCCTACTTTGCTGATCCTTCCATTAGGTCCACATGTTATGATTCTCTACCCCTCATCCCTAGGCTTCATGCTGATCAACCTCCATGTAACTTGCCAAGATCACCTTCTGAACTTGGTAAAAACTATCATCAACATTTGATCGACAAAATGCTTCAGGAAATGGTAGCTGCCAACAAGGGAAGGAGCTTGCAATATGcaaatgaaaagataaataacgAAACTGCCCCTTCACGGCCTTCAGATAAAAGCGCAAAAAACAACAGGCTTCATTCTACTGAAAGATCTAATGTGGCATCGGATCAGACTAATTTGGCTAATGCATCGAGAAAGACTATTCCTCATGGCAGTCTGCAGACTTTTAGCGGTGGCACCAATGTCAAAACAGAACCACACTCCCCGGTTTGA